The region GTGCGGATGCTGCCGATCGACGGCACCACGTTCCGCAACGCCTACAACGCGATCGCGAACTCGACGCTGTGGTTCGCGCTGCACCGGCTCTACGACCTGCCGACGCAGCCGATCTACGACGCGAGCTGGCGGCGGCAGTGGGCGAGCTACGTCCGCTTCAACCAGGCGTTCGCCGACGCGCTCGCCGAGGCCGCGGCCCCCGGGGCGCACGTCATGGTGCAGGACTATCACCTGTTCCTGGTGCCGCGCATGCTGCGCCGCCAGCGCGAGGACGTCCGCATCGGCTTCTTCACGCACACCCCGTGGGTCAACCCCGCCGACTTCGGCGTGCTGCCCGACGACGTCCAGCGCGAGATCGTCGACGGCATGCTCGGCGCGGACGTGCTCGGCTTCCACACCGAGCGGTGGGCCGGGCTGTTCCGCGAGACCGCGCAGTCGGTGCTGGGGGTCGACGCCCCCGGGGTGCGGGTCTTCCCGCTCGGCACGGATCCCGACGAGATGCACGAGCAGGCCGGCCGTCGCGCCGTCGACAGTCAGCTGCGGCTGCTGGAGGAGACCGTCGGCGACCGGCTCCTGATCGGCCGCATCGACCGCACCGAGCTGTCCAAGAACGTGTACCGCGGGCTGCTCGCCTACCGCGAGGTGCTGCGCACGCGTCCCGAGTGGCGCGGCCGCGTCGTCCACGCCGTGTTCAACAACCCCTCGCGCGAGGACGTCCCCGCCTACCGGGAGTACACCGCCCGCATCGAACGGCTGGCCGAGGAGATCGTCGACGAGTTCGAGACCGACGACTGGACGCCGCTGCTGTTCGAGATCAGTGAGGAGTACGCGTCCGCGCTGGCCATCATGCGACGCTGCGACGTCGTCTTCGTCAACTCCATCCGCGACGGCATGAACCTCGTCGTGCTCGAGGAGCTCGTGCTCTCCGAACGCGACCCGTCGGTCGTGCTGTCCCGCGAGACCGGCGCGGCCGAGATCCTCGGCGACGACGCGCTGCTGGTGAACCCGTTCGACGTCTCGGGCACGGCGCAGGCGCTCGTCGAGGCGCTGATCATGCCGCGCGAGGAGCGCGCGGCCCGGGCCGAGCGGATGCGTGCCGCCGCCGTCGCGCTGCCCCCGGTGGCGTGGTTCCAGGCGCAGCTCGACGAGCTGGAGAAGACGGCGGGCTGAACCGGGGCCGTCCACTGGCGACCTCTCGCGTCGACTGGCGACCTGTCCGCCGACTGGCGAGCTATAGCTCGCCAGTCGGCTCGGAAGTCGCCAGTCGAGCGCGGAAGTCGCCAGTCGACGGGGCGGTCAGGCGTCCAGGGCGGGGTAGTCGGTGTAACCGCGGGCGCCGCCGCCGTAGAAGGTGCCGGCGTCCGGCTCGTTCAGCGGGGCGCCGTGGCGCCACCGTTCGACGAGGTCGGGGTTGGCCAGGACCGGTCGCCCGACGGCCACGAGATCGGCGAGGTCCTCGTCGAGCACGGCCTGGGCCGACTCGCGGCTGGTGACGGTGCCGAAGCCGTCGTTTGCGATCACCGGGCCGCCGAAGCGGGCCCGCAGGTCGCGGATGAGCTCGCTACGCGGGTCGGCGAGGTAGGACAGGTAGGCGATGTGCAGCGGCGCGATGCCGTCGACGAGGGTGCGGTAGGTCTCGCCGGTCGCGGCCGCGTCCTCCTCGAGCGCACCCTGGATGTTGTGCGACGGCGAGATCCGGATGCCGACGCGCTCCGGGCCGATGGCCTCGGCGACCGCGGTGACGACCTCGATCGCGAAGCGTGCCCGGTTGGCCGGCGTGCCGCCGTAGCCGTCGGTGCGGGTGTTGGACGACGGTGCCAGGAACTGGTGCACGAGGTAGCCGTTCGCGGCGTGGATCTCGACGCCGTCCAGGCCCGCGTCGACCGCCTGACGGGCCGCGTGGACGAACTCGCCGACGACGTCGGCGATCTCGTCGGTCCCGAGCGCGCGGGGCGTCGGGTGGTCGCGCGGGCCCTCGGCGGTGACGATCGTGCCCGGCGCGGCGATGGCGCTCGGCGCGACGACGTCGGGCGTCGGCTTGTTGTCGGGGTGGCCGATGCGTCCGGCGTGCATGAGCTGGACGACGATGCGCCCGCCGCGCTCGTGCACCGCGTCGGCGACGGCGCGCCAGCCCTCGCGCTGCTCGTCGCTGAAGATGCCGGGCGTGTTCAGGTAGCCCTGGCCGACGGCGCTCGGCTGCGTGCCCTCGCTGACGATCAGGCCGACCCCGGCGCGCTGGCCGTAGTACTCGGCCGCGATCCGCTGCGGCACCTGGCCCTCGCCGGCGCGGTTGCGGGTCAGCGGCGCCATGACGACGCGGTTGGCGAGCGTCAGCTTGCCGATCTCGACGGGCTCGAAAAGGCTGGTCATGCGTTCCTCCGTGCGACGTGGGTTCCTCCGGCCCAAGCCGCTGCGGCACCCGGGACTTCCCCGATGTGACGGGCGCGACCGCGAGGTCAGTCCTGCGCGAGCGCGGTCAGCAGCGCGACGGCCGCGTCGGCGTCGGGCACGCGGACGTCCGCGGCGGCCACGGCCTCGGGGACGGCGGAGGCCTCGACCGCGACGCTCCACGCCGGCACGCCCCGCTCGCGCAGCCGCACGATCTCGGCGAACGCGGGCAGGTCGCCGAGGTCGTCGCCGAGGTAGAGGACGGCCGACGGCGGGCGATCCGCGACGAGCCGCTCGATCGCGCCGGCCTTGTCGAAGCCGGGCAGTCGCAGCTCGAGCACGCCGCTGCCGGGGTGGACCTCGAAGCCGAGCTCCTCGCCCAGCGCCGTCACCGGCTCGCGGATCGCCGCGAGCGCCGCGACGGGGTCGTCGGCCTTGCGGGCGTGCACCACGAGCGAGAGCCGCTTGTCCTCGACCCACACGGCGGGGTCGGCCGGGACGTCGGCGAGCGTGGCGGGCAGCCGGTCGCGCAGCGCCTCGACGGCGGCCGGCGTGTCCGGCGTCAGCAGCTCGCCCGCGCACCACGTCTCCGCGCCGTAGACGCCCGCGACGACGATGCCGGGCACGGCGTCCAGGCCACCCAGCCGGACGACGGTGCGCGCGTCGCGGCCGGTGACGACGGCGACCGTCGCCCCGCGCCGGGTGAGCGCCGTCAGGGCCTCGATCGTGCCGGGCACCGCGCGCGAGTCCTCGGGGTCCACCTGCAGCGGCGCGAGCGTGCCGTCGAAGTCGGTCGTGACAAGGGCGTGCGCGACGTGCGGACGCAGGGCGGCGAGCAGCGCGGCGGGATCGTCGGGCAGGGCAGTGTTCACCCGGCCATCCTCGCCGATGCCGCCGCGCGACCCGATCGTGGACCCGACTGGCCGCCCCGTCGGCATGTCGGTCCACGATTCGCGGAACCTCCAGTTGAGGTCGAGATATCCGTCGGACACGCCTGCCGCGACACGCCGACGGTTGTCGGTGGCGGGTGTGAGAATCGACCGGTCGCGCCGGGTCGCCGGGGCGACGGTTCGAGCAAGGGGAGTGCCTGCACGTGTCAGCCGGGTCCGGGTCCAACGACCAGTTCGTGCACCTGCACGTGCACACCGAGTACTCGATGCTCGACGGCGCCGCCCGGTTGACCGAACTGTTCGAGTCGGCCGCGCGGATGGGCATGCCGGCGCTGGCCATGACCGATCACGGCAACGTCTTCGGCGCGCAGGACTTCTACAGCAAGGCCACCGCGGCCGGGGTCAAGCCGATCATCGGCATGGAGGCCTACGTCACCCCGAACACCCACCGCGGCGAGCGCACCCGGGTGCGCTGGGCCGAGGGGGGCGAGAACGACGTCTCCGGCGGTGGCGCGTTCACCCACATGACGCTGCTGGCCGAGAACACCGCCGGCATGCACAACCTGTTCCGGCTCTCCTCGCGCTCCTCGCTCGAGGGCTTCTTCTACAAGCCGCGCGCCGACCGCGAGCTGCTCGCCGAGTACGCCGACGGCCTGATCGCCACCACCGGCTGCCCCTCGGGGGAGATCCAGACCTGGCTGCGCATCGGCGACTACGAGAAGGCCCGCGCGAGCGCGGCCGAGTTCCGCGACATCTTCGGGCGCGACAACTACTACCTCGAGCTGATGGACCACGGGCTGGCCATCGAGACCCGCGTGCGCGACGACCTGCTGCGGCTGGCCAAGGACCTCCAGTTGCCGATGATCGCCACCAACGACCTGCACTACACGCACGCCGAGGACGCCGACACCCACGAGATCCTGCTGTGCGTGCAGTCGGGCAAGACCATGGCCGACCCGAACCGGTTCAAGTTCGACGCGCGCGACTTCTACCTCAAGAGCCCGGCCGAGATGCGCTCGCTGTGGGCCGACAAGTACGACCTGCGCGAGGCGTGCGACAACACGCTGCTCATCGCCGAGCGCTGCGAGGTCAGCTTCACCGAGGGCAACGGCACCTACATGCCGAACTTCCCGGTGCCCGACGGCGAGACCGAGTCCTCGTGGTTCCGTACGGAGGTCGCCACCGGGATGCAGCGCCGCTTTCCCGACGGCATCCCCGCCGACGCGCAGCGGCAGGCCGACTACGAGGTCGGCGTCATCGAGCAGATGCGCTTCCCCGGCTACTTCCTCGTGGTCGCCGACTTCATCAACTGGGCCAAGGACAACGGCATCCGCGTGGGCCCGGGCCGTGGCTCGGGCGCGGGGTCGATGGTCGCCTACGCCATGC is a window of Jatrophihabitans endophyticus DNA encoding:
- the otsB gene encoding trehalose-phosphatase, translating into MNTALPDDPAALLAALRPHVAHALVTTDFDGTLAPLQVDPEDSRAVPGTIEALTALTRRGATVAVVTGRDARTVVRLGGLDAVPGIVVAGVYGAETWCAGELLTPDTPAAVEALRDRLPATLADVPADPAVWVEDKRLSLVVHARKADDPVAALAAIREPVTALGEELGFEVHPGSGVLELRLPGFDKAGAIERLVADRPPSAVLYLGDDLGDLPAFAEIVRLRERGVPAWSVAVEASAVPEAVAAADVRVPDADAAVALLTALAQD
- a CDS encoding alpha,alpha-trehalose-phosphate synthase (UDP-forming) yields the protein MSSEGHAQLLVASNRGPLSIVAGEGSDDDEVRRGSGGLVSGMQAALSASPDAVWVSAAMNDRERVLARRSPGGRISEVPFVAEALHGDFDVRMLPIDGTTFRNAYNAIANSTLWFALHRLYDLPTQPIYDASWRRQWASYVRFNQAFADALAEAAAPGAHVMVQDYHLFLVPRMLRRQREDVRIGFFTHTPWVNPADFGVLPDDVQREIVDGMLGADVLGFHTERWAGLFRETAQSVLGVDAPGVRVFPLGTDPDEMHEQAGRRAVDSQLRLLEETVGDRLLIGRIDRTELSKNVYRGLLAYREVLRTRPEWRGRVVHAVFNNPSREDVPAYREYTARIERLAEEIVDEFETDDWTPLLFEISEEYASALAIMRRCDVVFVNSIRDGMNLVVLEELVLSERDPSVVLSRETGAAEILGDDALLVNPFDVSGTAQALVEALIMPREERAARAERMRAAAVALPPVAWFQAQLDELEKTAG
- a CDS encoding alkene reductase; translated protein: MTSLFEPVEIGKLTLANRVVMAPLTRNRAGEGQVPQRIAAEYYGQRAGVGLIVSEGTQPSAVGQGYLNTPGIFSDEQREGWRAVADAVHERGGRIVVQLMHAGRIGHPDNKPTPDVVAPSAIAAPGTIVTAEGPRDHPTPRALGTDEIADVVGEFVHAARQAVDAGLDGVEIHAANGYLVHQFLAPSSNTRTDGYGGTPANRARFAIEVVTAVAEAIGPERVGIRISPSHNIQGALEEDAAATGETYRTLVDGIAPLHIAYLSYLADPRSELIRDLRARFGGPVIANDGFGTVTSRESAQAVLDEDLADLVAVGRPVLANPDLVERWRHGAPLNEPDAGTFYGGGARGYTDYPALDA